Proteins encoded within one genomic window of Balneolaceae bacterium:
- a CDS encoding AsmA-like C-terminal region-containing protein: MKTFLKIIAGILLFLILALVGLNLYFTDERLKETVLPKVRSATGSDVQVENMSITFFRTFPSFGVELGSIQVPDPEGDPIATVDEILLSLDFFSLFGDQISISNLNVRQPTVYYTVRADSTTNIDFLFESFESDTTTSQESGSISISGFELTNGSIHYADQTSNSEAHLEDLDANITLTFSDIIESTIAAELASLSYSVGETNYVENLALSMEQTSTLDMENEVLTFSEGTFSIRGLALNLTGSVSNWSGEAPEVSLNFNSNSDNFGELLRLAPPEYEDQLSGLNTRGSLVFEGNIDGAFTEESLPNFNVTIGVNDGFLQNPDLPEAIQNINISANVNNELATIDQFSAEAGENHLRGSGQIKQPLEENASFTLDVTGDINLATVSSFYPIQDLGLERLSGQLNLDASANGRMDDFENAQFSGEFILADGNLKYADVPNAIEAINARIKADQNRIDIAESGFTAATNQFNLSGTILNPLDENQRTVDVVSNVNFDLATIKNFYPIDEDTLQMRGKLIAEVALKGQPDPDQLETVLQRGTIDLTNGYISHKSLVNPLEDFTFRAQAQGRQLTISEARFTSGENALAMTGSVTDYLSDEPNINLTFDGNAAFSSITSYYSFEPMIQELTGNAVLNLNVRGPVGNMQNIALDGSLEVDNVSARGDSLPLPITQLSGRMSAKPNQMNLEQFSMNLGESDIQLEGALQNYMSFLAEESSTMPSVNGTYTSSLLNVDEMIDWEEETDEEPIPIELPELTASVRSEIGELQIFGLSITNLTGNGRMTPGEIGVSNATAQMFDGEATGEMEWTVTGPLNTSISFSGNLDSLQAKSFFRDTGFLGPKSTIHQYITGTFSADVDYAAQLQPNLSPDISTADASGTFGMSKVRLAGHPIQAKIAEFLKTPELTSLTLDRWNADFTMDNEIMTLQNFNLTSGNLGLELNGSLNMVTDKIDYKATLLLPERFKKGIATVISGRAADALQLEDGRMAVPIQITGTTASPKVGPDTSKVDQIVRDYIRDGASNVLRNLLDGS, encoded by the coding sequence ATGAAGACTTTTTTAAAGATTATTGCAGGTATTCTCCTCTTTCTGATTCTGGCACTGGTTGGCCTGAATCTATATTTCACTGACGAGAGACTGAAAGAAACCGTTTTACCCAAAGTCCGTAGTGCCACCGGAAGTGATGTTCAGGTTGAGAATATGTCTATCACATTCTTCCGAACATTTCCAAGCTTTGGTGTAGAGCTCGGAAGTATCCAAGTTCCGGATCCGGAAGGAGACCCCATTGCCACGGTTGATGAAATTTTACTCTCGCTTGATTTTTTCAGCCTGTTTGGTGACCAAATCTCTATTTCAAATTTAAACGTTCGGCAACCCACTGTTTATTACACAGTTCGGGCCGATTCTACAACCAATATAGATTTTTTATTTGAATCCTTCGAAAGCGACACCACAACATCTCAGGAATCGGGCAGCATTTCAATTTCCGGTTTTGAGCTGACAAATGGATCCATCCATTATGCAGATCAAACCTCAAACTCAGAAGCTCATCTCGAAGATTTAGATGCAAATATCACCCTCACATTTTCAGATATCATCGAAAGTACAATTGCTGCAGAATTAGCCTCTCTCTCCTATTCTGTCGGTGAAACCAACTATGTTGAAAATCTGGCCCTTAGTATGGAGCAAACCTCAACCCTGGACATGGAAAATGAGGTTCTAACATTTTCCGAAGGCACTTTTTCAATCCGCGGGCTCGCGTTAAATCTCACAGGATCCGTATCCAATTGGAGTGGTGAGGCACCTGAAGTCTCACTCAACTTTAACTCAAATTCAGATAATTTTGGTGAACTTCTGAGACTGGCTCCCCCTGAATATGAGGATCAGCTAAGTGGATTAAACACCCGTGGGTCACTTGTTTTCGAAGGAAATATAGACGGAGCATTTACGGAAGAATCTTTGCCAAACTTTAATGTTACCATTGGTGTGAATGATGGATTTCTCCAAAATCCCGACCTTCCCGAAGCAATTCAGAATATCAACATCTCTGCAAACGTGAATAATGAATTGGCAACCATTGACCAATTTAGCGCCGAAGCCGGTGAGAATCATCTTCGCGGTTCCGGACAAATCAAACAGCCTCTCGAGGAAAATGCATCTTTCACGCTCGATGTAACCGGCGATATCAACCTGGCGACGGTGAGCAGTTTTTACCCTATCCAGGATCTGGGGCTCGAACGTCTTAGCGGTCAGTTAAACCTCGACGCATCTGCAAACGGACGTATGGATGATTTTGAAAATGCTCAATTCTCCGGCGAATTTATTTTGGCTGATGGAAACCTCAAATACGCAGATGTACCAAATGCTATTGAAGCGATTAATGCAAGAATCAAAGCCGACCAAAACCGAATCGATATTGCCGAATCGGGATTTACGGCCGCAACAAATCAGTTCAACCTTTCCGGGACTATCCTGAATCCGCTGGATGAAAATCAGAGAACAGTGGATGTGGTTTCAAACGTTAACTTTGACCTTGCAACCATCAAAAATTTCTACCCAATTGATGAAGATACCTTGCAAATGCGCGGAAAATTGATTGCAGAAGTTGCACTGAAAGGTCAGCCCGACCCCGATCAACTTGAGACAGTGCTGCAGCGCGGAACCATTGATCTGACGAATGGGTATATTTCGCATAAATCTCTTGTGAATCCTTTAGAGGACTTCACGTTTCGAGCCCAGGCTCAGGGACGGCAATTAACGATTTCTGAAGCTCGATTTACCAGTGGAGAAAACGCTCTCGCAATGACAGGATCAGTTACAGATTACCTGAGTGACGAGCCAAACATTAACCTGACATTTGACGGAAATGCCGCATTCAGCAGTATCACCTCTTACTACTCGTTTGAACCGATGATCCAGGAACTAACCGGAAACGCCGTATTGAACCTGAATGTACGCGGACCGGTTGGAAATATGCAGAACATAGCTCTGGATGGCTCACTTGAAGTTGATAATGTAAGTGCAAGAGGCGACTCGCTTCCGCTGCCCATCACCCAACTTTCCGGGCGGATGAGTGCAAAACCGAATCAAATGAACCTTGAACAATTCTCGATGAATTTGGGAGAATCAGACATTCAACTGGAGGGTGCTCTTCAAAATTACATGAGCTTTTTAGCTGAAGAATCATCCACGATGCCATCCGTAAACGGTACGTACACAAGTAGTTTATTAAATGTAGACGAGATGATAGACTGGGAAGAGGAAACTGATGAAGAACCCATTCCCATCGAGCTTCCTGAACTTACAGCGTCTGTTCGGTCTGAAATTGGCGAACTTCAGATTTTTGGCCTTTCCATCACTAATCTTACCGGTAACGGGCGAATGACTCCCGGCGAGATCGGCGTTTCGAATGCTACCGCACAAATGTTTGATGGAGAAGCCACAGGAGAGATGGAGTGGACGGTAACAGGCCCCCTTAACACAAGCATTTCGTTTTCGGGAAACCTCGATAGCCTGCAAGCAAAATCATTTTTCAGAGATACCGGATTTCTTGGCCCCAAAAGTACCATTCATCAATATATTACCGGAACATTTAGTGCTGATGTAGATTATGCAGCTCAGCTTCAACCAAATCTTTCCCCCGATATTTCAACCGCCGATGCCAGCGGAACTTTTGGAATGAGCAAAGTGAGGCTTGCCGGCCATCCAATCCAGGCTAAAATTGCCGAGTTCCTCAAAACACCGGAACTCACATCACTTACACTCGACCGCTGGAATGCAGACTTTACGATGGATAATGAGATCATGACCTTACAAAACTTTAATCTGACCAGCGGTAATCTTGGACTTGAATTGAACGGAAGCTTAAATATGGTCACCGATAAAATTGATTATAAAGCGACCCTCTTGCTACCTGAAAGATTCAAAAAAGGGATTGCAACAGTTATATCCGGAAGAGCGGCAGATGCACTTCAACTTGAAGATGGCAGAATGGCAGTCCCGATACAGATAACAGGTACAACAGCTTCACCGAAGGTTGGTCCTGATACTTCCAAAGTTGATCAAATCGTCAGGGATTATATCAGAGATGGTGCCTCTAATGTATTAAGAAATTTGCTTGACGGATCTTAA